The proteins below come from a single Cylindrospermopsis raciborskii Cr2010 genomic window:
- the murA gene encoding UDP-N-acetylglucosamine 1-carboxyvinyltransferase encodes MTVNLKGGRLINSPSTLSDTQVDSSVLKICGGYSLEGNVRISGAKNSALVIMAGALLCSGDCRISNVPLLADVESMGQVLTALGLSVERHKDTLNINARDITTSKAPYELVTQLRASFFAIGPILARLGVAQMPLPGGCAIGARPVDLHVRGLQAMGADMEIEHGICHAQVTGNNGRLQGARIYLDTPSVGATETLMMAATLADGETIIENAAREPEVVDLANFCNSMGAKIQGAGTGTITIVGVDKLHSTEYSIIPDRIEAGTFLIAAAITHSELLLSPVKSDHLIPVIAKLKDIGVSILQEGTDCLRVKPAQKLKATNIDTLPHPGFPTDMQAQFMALLSIADGDSIINESVFENRLSHASELNRLGAEIRVKSNTAFVRGVPILSGAPVIGTDLRASAALVLAGLAAQGETIIQGLKHLDRGYDRLDTKLQQVGAKIIRT; translated from the coding sequence ATGACCGTAAATCTTAAAGGAGGTAGACTTATTAATTCTCCTAGCACCCTGTCAGATACCCAAGTAGACTCCTCAGTCTTAAAAATTTGTGGTGGATATTCCCTGGAAGGGAATGTAAGAATTAGCGGGGCCAAAAATTCAGCCCTGGTAATCATGGCTGGAGCTTTGCTTTGCTCTGGAGATTGTCGGATTAGTAATGTCCCTTTGTTAGCGGACGTAGAAAGTATGGGGCAAGTTTTAACTGCTTTAGGTTTATCCGTGGAAAGGCATAAGGATACACTGAATATTAATGCTAGAGATATTACCACATCTAAAGCACCCTATGAACTGGTAACCCAGTTGCGGGCAAGCTTTTTTGCCATTGGTCCAATTTTAGCTCGATTAGGTGTAGCACAAATGCCTTTACCAGGAGGTTGCGCTATTGGTGCCAGACCCGTTGATCTACATGTTCGCGGACTACAAGCCATGGGAGCAGATATGGAGATTGAACATGGAATTTGTCATGCCCAGGTTACTGGTAACAATGGTAGATTACAAGGTGCGCGAATTTATTTAGATACTCCCAGTGTTGGTGCCACAGAAACCTTGATGATGGCTGCTACTCTAGCTGATGGAGAAACCATCATTGAAAATGCTGCCCGAGAGCCAGAAGTAGTAGATTTGGCTAACTTCTGTAATTCTATGGGGGCAAAAATTCAAGGTGCGGGCACAGGTACAATTACCATCGTCGGTGTTGATAAACTGCACTCTACCGAATATAGTATTATTCCTGATCGCATTGAAGCAGGTACATTTTTAATTGCTGCTGCGATTACTCACTCCGAATTGCTGCTATCTCCAGTTAAATCAGACCATTTAATCCCTGTAATTGCTAAGTTGAAAGATATTGGTGTGTCCATCCTCCAAGAAGGTACAGACTGCTTGCGGGTAAAACCTGCACAAAAACTCAAAGCTACCAACATTGATACTTTACCCCATCCAGGGTTTCCTACAGATATGCAAGCGCAATTCATGGCACTATTAAGCATAGCTGATGGTGATAGTATTATTAACGAATCGGTTTTTGAAAACCGGTTGAGTCATGCTTCTGAGTTAAACCGGTTAGGAGCGGAAATTCGCGTTAAGAGTAATACGGCATTTGTTCGGGGTGTACCAATATTATCAGGGGCACCAGTTATCGGTACAGACCTAAGAGCATCCGCAGCACTAGTGTTAGCCGGTCTTGCAGCACAAGGAGAAACGATTATTCAAGGACTAAAACATTTAGATCGTGGCTATGATAGATTAGATACTAAATTACAGCAAGTTGGGGCAAAAATAATCCGTACATAA
- a CDS encoding MlaD family protein, which produces MSGFKTTRTFREGAVGLIFLIGLGAFGVIFLWLNRVTPGRSSYQVIVEFADAGGMQKGDPVRYRGVKVGSIARMTTKPNAVEVELEINDPNLLIPADSRIEANQSGLISESIVDITPLGDVTLDPNTAKPLDKDCNPGLIICHQSGKLRGQIGTSVDRLIRQSSDFADRYGNQQFYDNINRLLITSTDAAASIAKLSRELQIASRSFQGEVGKFSDTAVTIQRATNELTATTKQTAAQINTTAGDFSTAAKQAGKLINNLDDLLTTNRSALVSTLNNINETSNQLRQTVNALSPAVTRLTQGDILKNLEILSANAAEASISLKDASKTLADPKNIVLLQQTLDAARVTFENTQKITSDLDELTGDPKFRQNLLQLVNGLNKLLSSTGDMQEQTKVALTLDSIKLSINQGQSKSETTSDLGFSNHGVKAEKLEKQENRVVPSVPATPNPVTEITPVPELLPEPVLPSSQEP; this is translated from the coding sequence ATGAGTGGATTCAAGACTACAAGGACTTTTAGGGAAGGTGCAGTAGGATTAATATTCCTAATTGGTTTGGGAGCATTTGGTGTTATTTTTTTATGGCTAAATCGAGTGACTCCAGGACGTAGTTCCTATCAGGTAATAGTGGAATTTGCTGATGCTGGAGGTATGCAAAAAGGCGATCCTGTCCGCTATCGCGGGGTGAAAGTGGGTAGTATTGCCAGGATGACTACTAAACCAAATGCGGTGGAAGTCGAGCTGGAAATCAATGACCCTAATTTGCTAATACCCGCCGATTCCAGAATAGAAGCTAATCAAAGTGGTTTAATCAGTGAAAGTATTGTTGATATTACTCCCCTAGGTGATGTTACCTTAGATCCTAACACTGCTAAACCCCTGGATAAGGATTGTAATCCCGGTTTGATAATCTGTCATCAGTCCGGTAAGTTAAGGGGTCAAATTGGCACTAGTGTTGACAGACTAATTAGACAGTCGTCGGATTTTGCTGATAGATATGGAAATCAGCAGTTTTACGATAATATTAATCGTTTGTTAATTACTTCCACAGATGCAGCGGCTAGTATAGCTAAGCTAAGTCGAGAATTACAAATTGCCAGCAGAAGTTTTCAGGGAGAAGTGGGAAAATTTTCTGATACTGCTGTGACTATTCAACGTGCAACTAATGAACTCACTGCTACTACTAAACAAACAGCAGCACAGATAAATACAACCGCTGGTGATTTCAGTACAGCAGCAAAGCAAGCGGGTAAACTAATTAATAATCTCGATGATTTATTGACTACAAATCGTTCAGCATTAGTCAGTACTTTGAATAATATTAACGAAACAAGCAATCAATTGAGGCAAACAGTTAATGCGCTGTCACCAGCCGTAACCAGATTAACCCAAGGAGATATACTCAAAAACCTGGAGATTCTCTCAGCTAATGCAGCAGAGGCTTCGATTAGTTTAAAAGATGCTAGTAAGACTTTAGCAGATCCTAAAAACATAGTTTTATTACAGCAGACACTGGATGCGGCAAGAGTCACCTTTGAAAATACTCAAAAAATCACATCTGATTTAGATGAGTTAACGGGAGATCCTAAATTCCGGCAAAATTTGTTGCAACTGGTGAATGGGTTGAATAAGTTGCTATCTTCCACGGGGGATATGCAGGAACAAACAAAAGTGGCCTTGACTTTAGACTCGATTAAACTATCAATCAATCAGGGTCAGTCTAAGTCAGAAACAACCTCCGATTTAGGATTTAGCAATCATGGAGTAAAAGCAGAAA
- a CDS encoding ABC transporter ATP-binding protein produces MSDQPLIELRGVSKSFGRTRVLDSVDLQIYRGEALGIIGPSGTGKSTILRIIAGLLEPDAGEIYIQGKKRNGLIEDNKDPIGIGMVFQQAALFDSLNVDENVGFLLYQKSKLASNRIRNLVNEKLEMVGLSAEIANLYPSELSGGMRKRVSFARAIMSNPDYPRDTPEVLLYDEPTAGLDPIASTVIEDLIRNLQHTQGVCSTYCIVTHQDSTIRRTADKLIFLYQGKVQWQGKISEIDYTDNQLIRQFMSGSIQGPIQVIG; encoded by the coding sequence ATGTCAGACCAACCCTTGATTGAACTGAGAGGTGTTTCTAAATCATTTGGAAGAACCAGGGTTTTAGACAGTGTGGATTTACAAATTTACAGAGGAGAAGCACTCGGAATTATTGGACCATCAGGAACGGGAAAATCAACCATCCTAAGAATTATAGCAGGCCTACTAGAACCTGATGCAGGAGAAATTTATATTCAAGGAAAAAAACGCAATGGTTTAATTGAAGATAATAAAGACCCCATTGGCATTGGCATGGTATTTCAACAGGCGGCCCTGTTTGATTCCTTAAATGTAGATGAAAATGTGGGGTTCCTATTATATCAAAAATCAAAACTGGCCTCCAATCGCATTCGCAACCTAGTCAACGAAAAATTAGAAATGGTGGGGTTATCAGCTGAAATTGCTAATCTTTACCCTTCGGAACTTTCTGGTGGGATGCGAAAAAGGGTAAGTTTTGCCCGTGCTATCATGTCCAATCCCGACTATCCCCGTGATACTCCGGAAGTTCTACTATATGATGAACCTACTGCTGGGCTTGATCCAATCGCTTCTACCGTTATAGAAGATTTAATCCGTAACTTGCAACATACTCAAGGCGTTTGTAGTACCTACTGCATTGTTACCCACCAGGATAGCACAATCAGACGCACAGCGGATAAGTTAATATTTCTTTACCAAGGCAAGGTACAATGGCAAGGTAAAATAAGTGAAATAGATTACACTGATAATCAGTTAATCAGACAATTTATGAGTGGTAGTATCCAGGGACCAATTCAGGTGATTGGCTAA
- a CDS encoding thermonuclease family protein: MSQFLIRTFTSLSMLVGFMVISGCNMSLFENTNIKDVVEKVSDGDTLILRDGSGEKHKVRLGCIDAPEIPHSHKQKRSKKRRDMNQFNWGVRAKNRLAQLIKNSGRRVKINVVDQDEYGRKVIELRLRDDTLVQEVLLTEGLAKVHPEYMKLCSSKDIMLQAQTQAQRQKIGIWGDDEFINPWEYRKL; the protein is encoded by the coding sequence ATGAGTCAGTTCTTGATTAGGACTTTTACTAGTCTCAGTATGTTGGTAGGGTTTATGGTAATATCAGGTTGTAACATGTCCTTATTTGAGAATACAAATATTAAAGACGTTGTAGAGAAAGTAAGTGATGGAGACACATTGATATTAAGAGATGGTAGTGGAGAAAAACACAAAGTACGACTGGGTTGTATAGATGCACCAGAGATACCCCATTCCCATAAGCAAAAGAGGAGTAAAAAAAGGCGGGATATGAATCAGTTTAATTGGGGGGTAAGGGCAAAAAATCGTCTGGCACAATTGATTAAAAATTCAGGGCGTAGGGTGAAAATAAATGTTGTTGACCAGGACGAATATGGTAGAAAAGTTATAGAATTGCGGTTGAGAGATGATACTTTAGTGCAAGAAGTTTTATTGACAGAAGGCTTGGCAAAAGTCCATCCGGAATACATGAAACTATGTAGTAGTAAAGATATTATGTTACAGGCACAAACCCAGGCCCAAAGACAAAAAATAGGAATTTGGGGTGATGATGAATTTATTAATCCCTGGGAATATCGCAAACTATAG
- a CDS encoding TrmH family RNA methyltransferase, with amino-acid sequence MLTSLQNPLVKQIRKLHSPKERHKQQLFVLEGTHLITEACSVNYPLETVCCTMDWQNSHSELWQNVCNACHRTEIVSQEVLAAMATTVQPDGVVAMVKRCEDHPIPMTGLALALETIQDPGNLGTIIRTAAAVDASGLWLSNDSVDLDHPKVLRASAGQWFRLKKQVSHNLKDTVQDCQRGGMQVVATLPTAELTYWQVDWSLPSLILLGNEGAGLSDELATMANIQVKIPLSPQVESLNVAISASLILYEAQRQKTCGKNTN; translated from the coding sequence GTGCTGACCAGTTTACAAAATCCTCTAGTTAAGCAGATCCGTAAGTTACACTCCCCTAAGGAGAGACATAAACAACAGTTGTTTGTGTTGGAGGGAACCCATTTAATTACAGAGGCTTGTAGTGTAAATTACCCGTTGGAAACGGTTTGTTGCACTATGGATTGGCAAAATTCCCATTCGGAATTGTGGCAAAATGTTTGTAATGCTTGTCATCGTACAGAAATAGTCAGCCAAGAGGTTTTAGCAGCTATGGCCACCACGGTCCAACCGGATGGTGTGGTGGCCATGGTCAAACGTTGTGAGGATCACCCCATTCCCATGACGGGGTTGGCTCTAGCTCTGGAAACTATTCAGGATCCAGGCAATTTGGGAACTATTATCCGTACTGCTGCTGCTGTGGATGCTTCCGGTTTATGGTTAAGTAATGATAGTGTGGATTTAGACCATCCTAAGGTTTTGCGGGCTTCTGCTGGCCAGTGGTTTCGCTTAAAAAAGCAGGTGAGTCACAACCTAAAGGACACTGTACAAGATTGTCAACGAGGAGGTATGCAAGTGGTTGCTACCCTACCAACCGCTGAGTTAACCTATTGGCAAGTGGATTGGTCTTTACCCAGTCTTATTTTACTGGGCAATGAAGGTGCTGGTTTATCAGATGAATTGGCAACAATGGCAAATATACAAGTTAAAATACCTCTTAGCCCTCAAGTTGAATCCTTAAATGTGGCTATATCTGCCTCTTTAATATTATATGAGGCGCAGCGACAAAAAACTTGTGGAAAAAATACAAATTAG